GAATCCGCTGTACACAAAATGAGCATTTTTCCATTGTACCGCGAGAACGAACCGTAACATCTGGATTAAGTACCATTCTACCCAAATCATCTACCGGATTATACTGGAAGTTATTCACGTTGGTATAATCTAACCAATTGAAACGGCGCACTTTATAAGCGCAGTTGTTCGCACAATATCTCGTACCTACACAACGATTATATACTTGCTGGTTTAATCCGTCAATACTGTGAACGGTAGCAAGGACTGGACAAACTGTTTCACAAGAAGCATTATCACAATGCTGGCACATTAATGGCTGGAACACTACTTCCGGCATTTCGGAGGCATCAATGATATTTTCTTTTTCGCTGGAATAATAGCGGTCTATTCTCATCCAGTGCATTTCACGGCGAACAAGCACTTCTTCTTTGCCAACGACCGGTATGTTATTTTCAGCTTGGCAACTTACGACACAAGCTCCGCATCCGGTGCAAGCGTTTAAGTCAATAGCCATTGCCCAATAGTGGCCGTTTTTATCATGTTCTGCCCAAAGAGAAACTAAGTCAAATTTTTCATGATTAGCAGCTTGGGGGTCTTTTACATATTCAGATAGAATGGTTTCTTTAACGATTGGGCGGTTATATTGTGTTGGTTGTGTTTGTGCTAATGCTAATTTATAGCCGGATCCAACTTTGGTGGCTTTAGTAACTTTTGCCCAAGGTTGCCAGTTTCCATTCAGTATTCCTGTAAGTGTAGCGGCATTTTTTCCGATTCCCAATGCAGCTTTTGGAGCTTTAGTGCGTCCGTATCCCAAGGCTATGCCGAAAGTTCCTCGGGTTTGGCCGGGTTGGATAATCACCGGTAAATCTATAGATTTACCGCCTTCAACCTCTAACTTCATGATGTCTCCTTGTTCAACTTTCAGTGTTTTAGCATCTTCGCGGTTCACTGTTATGTAGTTATCCCAAGTTGCTTTCGTTATGGGGTCAGGTAGTTCTTGCAGCCAAGGGTTCCCGGCCATTTCACCGGTTCCTATACCTACTTTTTGGTAAACCATTAACTCCATAGCTGCACCGCTTGTCTGGGTAACCTCCTGAATGGCAGCAGATAACCCTTTATCGCTGAATTTAACCGTTGAAGCCTCAGCCGGAAGTTCTAAAATACCTTCATGAAGTGTGTGTGTCCAAAAAGTCGGGAATGCCGCAGTAGAACCAGTTTTAGGGAATATTGTGTTTTTCCAATAATCTGCTAAGAAAAGATAAGGATCCCGTGTATCTCCCAACCAAGATAGTAAGTTTTGCTGGAATTGCCGCGTATTAAACAAATGGTTAATTGTTGGCTGCTGAATACTAAAACTATTGTGGAATGGCTCTGCATCTCCCCAAGATTCTAAGTAGTTATTATCAGGAAGTACGTATTGGCAAACATCGGATGTTTCATCAATATGGCTGGAGAAAGAAACGGATAACTTTAATTTTCCAATAGCATTTTTGATGGTTTCTCCATTGGGGTGGGAATATACCGGATTGCAGTTGTAAAGTAGCAATCCTTCTACAGAACCGGCATTAATTTCTTCTATTAATTTAGCCATTTCCGAATCTTTTCCTTGTCGTAGGTTTGAAGGGCGGCTAAAATCTATTGTTGTGCCGACATTTCCAAGTAGGTTATTGATGGTATTCACCAATATTTGAACTCCTACTTGGTTTGATCCGGAAACTACAATTCCGTTTCCTTTATTTGCCCAGAGGTCTTGCGCAGCTTTTGAAACCAGATTTCCGGCAGCATCCATACCGCCTTCTGCA
The Bacteroidia bacterium DNA segment above includes these coding regions:
- a CDS encoding 4Fe-4S dicluster domain-containing protein, with the protein product MEDKNNKICFTDFTDLEGVINPSTENQPENNKDIPVEEIFDDSSLGLNSNRRDFLKYLGFGITAATLAACEKTPVRYALPYIVKPNDLMPGVPNYYASTFYDGSEYNSILVKTREGRPIKIEGNSTSPISEGGVSTRAHASVLSLYDNARLKGPIANKTETKWEDVDNQIKTKLGELSGKIVLLSHSILSPSTRSLIQTFAEKFKVRHITYDSYSSSAILEANQQCFDKAVLPHYRFDKAKIIVGFNADFLGTWLTPTTFTKQWVKNRSLVNGQKEMSRHYQFETNLSLTGSNADYRAPMKPSDEGKYVLKLYNEIAKLAGQAGAEGGMDAAGNLVSKAAQDLWANKGNGIVVSGSNQVGVQILVNTINNLLGNVGTTIDFSRPSNLRQGKDSEMAKLIEEINAGSVEGLLLYNCNPVYSHPNGETIKNAIGKLKLSVSFSSHIDETSDVCQYVLPDNNYLESWGDAEPFHNSFSIQQPTINHLFNTRQFQQNLLSWLGDTRDPYLFLADYWKNTIFPKTGSTAAFPTFWTHTLHEGILELPAEASTVKFSDKGLSAAIQEVTQTSGAAMELMVYQKVGIGTGEMAGNPWLQELPDPITKATWDNYITVNREDAKTLKVEQGDIMKLEVEGGKSIDLPVIIQPGQTRGTFGIALGYGRTKAPKAALGIGKNAATLTGILNGNWQPWAKVTKATKVGSGYKLALAQTQPTQYNRPIVKETILSEYVKDPQAANHEKFDLVSLWAEHDKNGHYWAMAIDLNACTGCGACVVSCQAENNIPVVGKEEVLVRREMHWMRIDRYYSSEKENIIDASEMPEVVFQPLMCQHCDNASCETVCPVLATVHSIDGLNQQVYNRCVGTRYCANNCAYKVRRFNWLDYTNVNNFQYNPVDDLGRMVLNPDVTVRSRGTMEKCSFCVQRIQAAKIAAKVSGKPLPDGQLQTACSASCPSGAIVFGDLNDPDSQIAKLYKSDRAYRLLEEVKTKPHVSYLVKVRNKDEQTKS